In Actinoplanes derwentensis, the following proteins share a genomic window:
- a CDS encoding LLM class flavin-dependent oxidoreductase has product MPVVLHWFLPTTGDSRSIVGVDDRGGRSTHTDGAALREPDIEYLIDVARAAERTGFTGVLTPTGTWCEDAWLTTAAIARETSTLKFLVAFRPGSLSPTLAAQMAATFQRISRGRLMLNIVTGSDAAEQQRFGDWLGKDERYARTDEFLTVLRGAWQGPFDFEGEHFKVAGAYAPRRFDAPPIYFGGSSKAALEVATNHAEVYLTWGEPPAAVAEKVAALRALGYTGRFGIRLHVITRDTSKQAWAEADALLDALTPEQIANAQASLRQADSVGQQRMLALHGGTRDGLQIYPNLWAGVGLVRPGAGTALVGSHTEVADRIAEYHDLGIDEFILSGYPHLEEAYHAGEGLLPELRRRGLLSGA; this is encoded by the coding sequence ATGCCCGTGGTCCTGCATTGGTTCCTGCCCACGACCGGTGACAGCCGGTCCATCGTCGGCGTCGACGACCGTGGTGGCCGCAGCACGCACACCGACGGTGCGGCCCTGCGCGAGCCCGACATCGAATATCTGATCGACGTCGCCCGCGCCGCCGAGCGCACCGGCTTCACCGGAGTGCTCACCCCGACCGGCACCTGGTGCGAGGACGCCTGGCTGACCACCGCCGCGATCGCCCGCGAGACCAGCACCCTGAAGTTCCTGGTGGCGTTCCGCCCCGGCTCACTCTCCCCCACGCTCGCGGCACAGATGGCCGCCACCTTCCAGCGGATCTCCCGCGGCCGGCTGATGCTCAACATCGTCACCGGCAGCGACGCGGCCGAGCAGCAGCGCTTCGGCGACTGGCTGGGCAAGGACGAGCGTTACGCGCGCACCGACGAGTTCCTGACCGTGCTGCGCGGCGCCTGGCAGGGCCCGTTCGACTTCGAGGGCGAACACTTCAAGGTCGCCGGGGCGTACGCACCCCGCCGCTTCGACGCCCCGCCGATCTACTTCGGCGGCTCGTCGAAGGCCGCTCTGGAGGTCGCCACCAATCACGCCGAGGTCTACCTGACCTGGGGCGAGCCGCCCGCCGCCGTGGCCGAGAAGGTCGCCGCCCTGCGCGCGCTCGGTTACACCGGCCGGTTCGGGATCCGGCTGCACGTGATCACCCGGGACACGTCGAAGCAGGCGTGGGCCGAGGCAGACGCGCTGCTGGACGCTCTCACCCCGGAACAGATCGCGAACGCCCAGGCCTCACTACGCCAGGCCGACTCGGTCGGCCAGCAGCGGATGCTAGCCCTGCACGGGGGCACCCGAGACGGCTTACAGATCTACCCCAATCTATGGGCCGGAGTCGGACTCGTCCGTCCCGGCGCGGGAACAGCCCTGGTCGGCAGCCACACCGAGGTCGCCGACCGGATCGCCGAGTACCACGACCTCGGCATCGACGAGTTCATCCTCTCCGGATACCCCCACCTTGAAGAGGCCTACCACGCCGGTGAGGGCCTGCTGCCCGAGTTGCGCCGCCGCGGCCTCCTGTCAGGAGCCTGA
- a CDS encoding ABC transporter substrate-binding protein: protein MTTYNRRNLLKLAAGTGAAAFLAACAGPGGDSSTSASDKGGDLSFAHWRAEDKEVFEQIIAEFTKSKGVAVRQDISPSADYQSTAIQKLRGGSVGDAFTAFRGAQFLDIAKAGVYTDLTGQALLSKYEPTLITAGSSAGRQLGVPYQLVFNTPLANTDLISKAGLGAAPKDWQGFLALADKLKSQGVAPIAWPGGDAANAGQLLNVLVVNNAPADDALGKIETGEYKVTDDWFLTVLKQYAELRPYFQDNSTGTSSDAALALFAQGKAALLATGSFQVSGVRKLGATFPIDLLAPITTTADKAKYEGVFNATFILGVNAKSAKQDNARAWIEHLSDPAVAGVYANGTAQHVTVKDVEYTNADLKALAPWLTRKTALAPRFQFTNLDIRGAVENAAVAVVGGKSPEQAADEAQKVIDQKK, encoded by the coding sequence GTGACCACATACAACCGTCGTAACCTGCTGAAACTCGCCGCCGGCACGGGCGCCGCCGCGTTCCTGGCCGCGTGCGCCGGGCCGGGCGGGGACTCCTCGACTTCGGCCTCGGACAAGGGTGGCGATCTGTCCTTCGCGCATTGGCGTGCCGAGGACAAGGAGGTGTTCGAGCAGATCATCGCCGAATTCACCAAGAGCAAGGGCGTCGCCGTACGGCAGGACATCTCGCCGTCCGCCGACTACCAGAGCACCGCGATCCAGAAGCTGCGCGGCGGTTCGGTCGGTGACGCGTTCACCGCGTTCCGGGGCGCGCAGTTCCTCGACATCGCCAAGGCGGGCGTCTACACCGACCTCACCGGACAGGCGCTGTTGTCGAAGTACGAGCCGACGCTGATCACCGCGGGCAGCAGTGCCGGCAGACAGCTCGGGGTGCCGTACCAGCTGGTGTTCAACACCCCCCTGGCCAACACCGACCTGATCAGCAAAGCCGGCCTGGGTGCGGCCCCGAAGGACTGGCAGGGCTTCCTCGCCCTGGCCGACAAGCTGAAGAGCCAGGGTGTCGCCCCGATCGCATGGCCGGGCGGCGACGCGGCCAACGCCGGACAGCTGCTCAACGTGCTGGTCGTCAACAACGCGCCCGCCGACGACGCGCTCGGCAAGATCGAGACCGGCGAGTACAAGGTGACCGACGACTGGTTCCTCACCGTGCTCAAGCAGTACGCCGAACTGCGGCCGTACTTCCAGGACAATTCCACCGGCACCAGCAGCGACGCCGCGCTCGCCCTGTTCGCCCAGGGTAAGGCGGCACTGCTGGCCACCGGCTCGTTCCAGGTGTCCGGGGTGCGCAAGCTGGGCGCGACCTTCCCGATCGACCTGCTCGCGCCGATCACCACGACCGCGGACAAGGCCAAGTACGAGGGTGTCTTCAACGCCACCTTCATCCTCGGCGTCAACGCCAAGTCGGCAAAGCAGGACAACGCCCGCGCCTGGATCGAGCACCTGTCCGATCCGGCGGTCGCCGGTGTCTACGCCAACGGCACCGCCCAGCACGTCACGGTCAAGGACGTCGAGTACACCAACGCCGACCTGAAGGCGCTCGCGCCCTGGCTGACCAGGAAGACCGCGCTGGCCCCGCGCTTCCAGTTCACCAACCTGGACATCCGCGGCGCCGTGGAGAACGCCGCCGTCGCGGTGGTCGGGGGCAAGAGCCCGGAGCAGGCGGCCGACGAGGCCCAGAAGGTCATCGACCAGAAGAAATGA
- a CDS encoding carbohydrate ABC transporter permease, translating to MKFKLWLFAAPALILYGGFFLLPAVQGLRYATTDWDGYSPTFTEVGLANLTDVVSDDDLFRKALTNNLKFLLAVVIGQTALALLLAVLLAARSRASTFLRALFFLPTVLSSVSVAFIWKFVYDPTFGLANNLLGAVGLDSWKSAYLGDETTAILWVAVAQVWFHAGQMMVVYIAGINQIPEELYDAAKTDGAGRWQQFRHVTWPMVAPATTLVIAYTTLQSFKAFDLILGLAGSPPRAGLDVLATRIYSTFANSQLGYAAAESIIFMAAIAVVTWLQNRAGKAVHR from the coding sequence ATGAAGTTCAAGCTCTGGCTCTTCGCGGCACCCGCACTGATCCTGTACGGCGGATTCTTCCTGCTTCCCGCCGTGCAGGGCCTGCGGTACGCGACCACCGACTGGGACGGGTACAGCCCCACCTTCACCGAGGTGGGGCTCGCCAACCTGACCGACGTCGTGTCCGACGACGACCTGTTCCGCAAGGCGCTCACCAACAACCTCAAGTTCCTGCTGGCCGTGGTGATCGGGCAGACCGCCCTGGCACTGCTGCTGGCGGTGCTGCTGGCCGCCCGCAGCCGGGCCTCCACGTTCCTGCGGGCGCTGTTCTTCCTGCCGACCGTGCTGTCGTCGGTGTCGGTGGCGTTCATCTGGAAGTTCGTCTACGACCCCACGTTCGGGCTGGCCAACAACCTGCTCGGCGCGGTCGGACTGGACTCGTGGAAGTCCGCCTACCTGGGTGACGAGACGACCGCGATCCTGTGGGTCGCGGTGGCGCAGGTGTGGTTCCACGCCGGGCAGATGATGGTCGTCTACATCGCCGGGATCAACCAGATCCCCGAGGAGTTGTACGACGCGGCGAAGACCGATGGGGCCGGGCGCTGGCAGCAGTTCCGGCACGTCACCTGGCCGATGGTGGCACCGGCGACCACTCTGGTCATCGCGTACACCACGCTCCAGTCCTTCAAAGCCTTCGATCTGATCCTGGGTCTGGCCGGCAGCCCGCCGCGCGCCGGGCTGGACGTGCTCGCCACCCGGATCTACAGCACGTTCGCGAACTCACAACTCGGCTACGCGGCCGCCGAGTCGATCATCTTCATGGCGGCGATCGCAGTGGTCACCTGGCTGCAGAACCGGGCCGGAAAGGCGGTGCACCGATGA
- a CDS encoding carbohydrate ABC transporter permease: protein MIRRAVLGIYSLLIIVPLIVIAGGTFKTTPDLFADPFGPPMNPTLDNYVTVLTKQDLIGVLGNSLFVVSISVPVTLLLGSLVAFAVARLPKWPSRILFGIFALGLAVPAQAIMIPQYVQFERLGLRDSLTGLSLVNIVVTLPVAVFILAGFMRTLPGELYEAAEIDGAGPWATFWRIAVPVSYPSIAATAIFLVVMHWNDLLYPLLFIDDPSKRTLPLALLDFQGEYLTEYPLLFTGVVVASLPMVLAYAFLQRHFVAGITAGAVKG, encoded by the coding sequence ATGATCAGGCGGGCCGTGCTCGGCATCTATTCGCTGCTCATCATCGTGCCGCTGATCGTGATCGCGGGCGGCACCTTCAAGACCACACCGGACCTGTTCGCCGACCCGTTCGGGCCGCCGATGAATCCGACGCTGGACAACTACGTCACGGTGCTGACCAAACAGGACCTGATCGGCGTACTAGGCAACAGTCTTTTCGTGGTGTCGATCTCGGTGCCGGTCACGCTGCTGCTGGGCAGTCTGGTCGCGTTCGCGGTGGCCCGGCTGCCGAAGTGGCCGTCCCGGATCCTGTTCGGCATCTTCGCGCTGGGCCTGGCGGTGCCCGCCCAGGCGATCATGATCCCGCAGTACGTCCAGTTCGAACGCCTCGGCCTGCGCGACAGCCTGACCGGCCTGAGCCTGGTCAACATCGTGGTCACGCTGCCGGTGGCGGTCTTCATCCTGGCCGGTTTCATGCGCACCCTGCCGGGCGAACTCTACGAGGCCGCCGAAATCGACGGGGCCGGCCCGTGGGCGACGTTCTGGCGCATCGCGGTGCCGGTCTCCTACCCGAGCATCGCCGCCACCGCGATCTTCCTGGTCGTCATGCACTGGAACGACCTGCTCTACCCACTGCTGTTCATCGACGACCCGAGCAAACGAACGCTGCCGCTGGCCCTGCTGGACTTCCAGGGCGAATACCTGACCGAATACCCACTGCTCTTCACCGGGGTGGTGGTCGCCTCACTGCCGATGGTCCTGGCCTACGCCTTCCTACAGCGCCACTTCGTGGCCGGCATCACCGCCGGAGCCGTGAAGGGCTGA
- a CDS encoding acyltransferase family protein: protein MRDQNIIGRAAVVPRQSGPRAAVSTIYRSAAASPSGESPRPDQHHHHGRLGRIRGLDGIRALSVAAVLAYHVGTAGGPTVLPGGFLGVDVFFVVSGFLITSLLFGEAAKHGRISLRQFYIRRARRLLPASYLLLITVALLGPTLVPDQVQRLKGDIVAAVAYGTNWWLLHQNGSYFATDSEKAPLLNHLWSLAVEEQFYLIWPLFVILLWRTRWTLLGVTLALITGSTLLATYLYNPFTDPSRVYFGTDTRAAAPLVGAALAIALRPWLWGQTDSPARGRAINLTAAAGVTAVVTLIALMRDDADFLYQGGFLLVAIAAGALVVGVSHPSSRLGAALDARPLRWLGERSYGIYLWHWPIFVLLPAGGGITGWCWAVVKIGISIAVAALSYRLVEQPIRHGLPKDFSQRDQASRRAVRLRIAASVLIPLLAAGVAVVRLNDAPPPADPLVDAGPALQLGILPSAQPSKDTATPALTFKAPIRVAVFGDSQGMTLLRNTPDDLDRYLRITDETIEGCGIMLTRIRSKSGERTDLADSCPNWQEHWAESARKRRPQIALVMLGAWDVFDAITDTGTIAFGSPEWDALFMDATSRGIGELRAVGAQVALSLLPCYRPVRGSAGFWPERGKDVRTQHVNTLLTELAKRDPDRVFTINPPEEFCTDPQISTKLNYRWDGVHYYKAGAQLYFRTVVPQLSRVPRPAPIPN from the coding sequence GTGCGGGATCAGAACATCATCGGCCGGGCAGCGGTCGTGCCGCGTCAGAGCGGGCCTCGGGCCGCCGTGTCGACCATCTACCGCAGTGCGGCGGCCTCCCCGAGCGGAGAGAGCCCTCGGCCCGACCAGCACCACCACCACGGACGGCTGGGGCGCATCCGGGGCCTCGACGGCATTCGCGCGCTTTCGGTAGCCGCCGTTCTCGCCTACCACGTCGGCACGGCCGGCGGACCGACGGTGTTGCCGGGCGGGTTTCTCGGCGTCGATGTCTTCTTCGTCGTCTCCGGGTTTCTCATCACGTCGCTGTTGTTCGGTGAGGCGGCCAAACACGGCCGGATCTCGCTTCGCCAGTTCTACATTCGCCGGGCACGCCGGCTACTTCCCGCGTCGTACCTCCTACTGATCACCGTCGCCCTTCTCGGGCCGACGCTGGTGCCCGACCAGGTGCAGCGGCTCAAGGGTGACATCGTGGCGGCGGTCGCCTACGGCACGAACTGGTGGCTGTTGCACCAGAACGGCTCGTACTTCGCGACCGACAGCGAAAAGGCGCCGCTGCTGAACCATCTGTGGTCGCTCGCCGTCGAAGAGCAGTTCTACCTCATCTGGCCACTGTTCGTGATCCTGTTGTGGCGCACACGGTGGACCCTGCTCGGCGTGACGCTCGCCCTCATCACCGGATCCACACTGCTCGCGACGTACCTGTACAACCCGTTCACCGACCCGTCCCGGGTGTATTTCGGCACCGACACCCGAGCGGCCGCCCCGCTGGTGGGCGCGGCCCTGGCGATCGCGCTGCGGCCCTGGCTGTGGGGACAAACGGACTCCCCGGCGCGTGGGCGAGCCATCAACCTGACCGCCGCCGCCGGCGTTACCGCGGTGGTCACGCTGATCGCGCTCATGCGCGACGATGCCGATTTTCTATATCAGGGTGGTTTTCTGCTCGTCGCGATCGCGGCCGGCGCCCTGGTTGTCGGGGTGTCCCACCCGTCCAGCCGTCTCGGCGCCGCCCTCGATGCGCGCCCGCTCCGCTGGCTGGGCGAACGGTCATACGGTATCTACCTGTGGCACTGGCCGATCTTCGTCCTGCTGCCGGCCGGCGGGGGTATCACCGGCTGGTGCTGGGCCGTCGTCAAGATCGGAATCTCCATCGCCGTGGCCGCGCTGTCCTACCGGCTGGTCGAGCAACCGATCCGCCACGGTCTGCCCAAGGACTTCAGCCAGCGTGATCAGGCGAGCCGTCGTGCGGTGCGCCTGCGGATCGCCGCTTCCGTGCTGATTCCCCTGCTCGCCGCAGGGGTGGCAGTGGTACGCCTCAATGACGCGCCGCCGCCGGCCGATCCCCTGGTCGACGCCGGCCCCGCGCTGCAACTCGGCATCCTGCCTTCAGCACAGCCGTCCAAGGACACCGCGACGCCGGCCCTGACGTTCAAAGCGCCGATCAGAGTGGCGGTGTTCGGCGACTCGCAGGGCATGACGCTGCTGCGCAACACGCCGGACGACCTCGACCGGTACCTGAGAATCACCGACGAAACGATCGAGGGCTGCGGGATCATGCTCACGCGCATCCGCAGTAAGAGCGGTGAGCGCACCGACCTCGCTGACAGCTGCCCCAACTGGCAGGAGCACTGGGCGGAGTCGGCGCGGAAACGCCGCCCGCAGATCGCGCTCGTGATGCTCGGCGCGTGGGACGTGTTCGACGCGATCACCGACACCGGCACCATCGCGTTCGGCTCCCCGGAGTGGGACGCGCTGTTCATGGACGCGACCAGCCGAGGCATCGGCGAATTGCGGGCCGTGGGGGCGCAGGTCGCCCTCTCCCTGCTGCCCTGCTACCGCCCCGTGCGGGGCAGCGCCGGTTTCTGGCCGGAGCGTGGCAAAGACGTGCGGACGCAGCATGTCAACACGTTGCTGACCGAACTCGCGAAACGAGACCCGGATCGGGTCTTCACCATCAACCCGCCGGAGGAGTTCTGCACCGATCCCCAGATCTCCACCAAACTGAACTACCGCTGGGACGGCGTGCACTACTACAAGGCAGGGGCGCAACTGTACTTCCGCACCGTGGTGCCGCAACTGTCCCGGGTACCCCGACCAGCGCCCATCCCTAACTGA
- a CDS encoding glycosyltransferase family 39 protein, whose translation MSAHAVRVLVWLLPPLVTAGLGAWRLDRAALWADELATWGAVRLDWDRLWLLAGAVDAVITPYYAALKVLDPVDLRLPSLVATVLTSVVIVALGRRVGGDPVGLTAGMFYAVLPVTSRYAQEARPYAGTVLFAALALLALLRLLDRPTRSRAAAYAAAVAVTGLCHPLSGLLMIVGHAPAGRRAWRMWPAAALIGAVPAIGLGVAASGQTGQVAWIGRVSLNNLYLVPDQFFISGVTGGLLLALAVAGIAIGMAKTETGRARPVLALAGAGLLPPALLLAAGTVAGVWVARYVLFVLPALVTLAAVAAIRAGRLPAAASVALIAVLGWPAQADIRESAGHGQASDRIAGVIGPLHRDGDVVVFPDTHPSMPWVARDIYERYVPQPRPPDVLAVSPQRADGRLAARECADLPGCLGVPPRIWIVRPDNNPDPLHDMSPAKRTLISAGYQLRDRWDFRQLSVILMERRA comes from the coding sequence TTGAGTGCGCACGCCGTCCGGGTGCTGGTGTGGCTGCTGCCGCCGCTGGTCACCGCGGGTCTCGGGGCGTGGCGGCTGGACCGGGCGGCGCTGTGGGCCGACGAGCTGGCGACCTGGGGCGCGGTGCGGCTGGACTGGGACCGGCTGTGGCTGCTGGCGGGGGCCGTCGATGCGGTGATCACGCCGTACTATGCGGCTCTGAAAGTCCTTGATCCTGTCGATCTTCGCCTGCCGTCACTGGTCGCCACCGTCCTCACCAGCGTGGTGATCGTGGCGCTCGGCCGCCGGGTGGGCGGGGATCCGGTCGGGCTGACCGCCGGGATGTTCTATGCGGTGCTTCCGGTGACGTCGCGTTACGCGCAGGAGGCCCGGCCGTACGCCGGCACCGTGCTCTTCGCCGCTCTCGCTCTGCTGGCACTTCTGCGCCTGCTGGACCGCCCCACTCGGTCGCGGGCCGCCGCCTACGCGGCCGCGGTGGCGGTCACCGGTCTGTGCCATCCGCTCAGCGGCCTGCTGATGATCGTCGGGCACGCGCCAGCCGGACGGCGGGCGTGGCGGATGTGGCCGGCCGCCGCACTGATCGGCGCCGTCCCCGCGATCGGGCTGGGGGTGGCGGCCTCCGGGCAGACCGGCCAGGTCGCCTGGATCGGCCGGGTCAGCCTGAACAACCTGTACCTGGTGCCGGACCAGTTCTTCATCTCCGGCGTCACCGGCGGTCTGCTGCTGGCTCTCGCCGTCGCAGGTATTGCCATCGGCATGGCGAAAACGGAAACCGGCCGGGCCCGGCCGGTACTCGCCCTGGCCGGCGCCGGTCTGCTGCCGCCCGCCCTGCTGCTCGCCGCCGGAACCGTCGCCGGCGTGTGGGTGGCCCGATACGTGCTGTTCGTGCTACCCGCTCTGGTGACGCTCGCCGCCGTGGCCGCGATCCGGGCCGGTCGTCTTCCGGCCGCGGCGAGCGTGGCGCTGATCGCGGTGCTCGGCTGGCCGGCCCAAGCCGACATCCGGGAATCGGCCGGCCACGGTCAGGCCTCGGACCGGATCGCCGGGGTGATCGGCCCCCTCCACCGGGACGGTGATGTCGTCGTCTTCCCGGACACACATCCGAGCATGCCGTGGGTGGCCCGCGACATCTACGAGCGGTACGTCCCGCAGCCCCGGCCACCGGACGTCCTGGCGGTGAGCCCGCAACGCGCCGACGGCCGGCTGGCGGCCCGCGAGTGTGCGGACCTGCCCGGTTGCCTGGGTGTCCCGCCCCGGATCTGGATAGTCCGCCCCGACAACAACCCGGACCCGCTGCACGACATGTCCCCGGCGAAGCGGACTCTGATCAGTGCCGGCTACCAGCTCCGCGACCGCTGGGACTTCCGCCAGCTCAGTGTCATCCTGATGGAACGGCGAGCCTAG
- a CDS encoding LLM class flavin-dependent oxidoreductase has protein sequence MTIRLNGLRQSTVGHTAIGLWRHPDSQAHRYRDLSYWVETAKILERGYFDALFVADALGPLDVYQGSVDAALRDGIQTPTDDPLLPISAMAAATEHLGFAVTVSSTYELPYAFARKMTTLDHLTGGRIGWNIVTSALDSAARNLGLDRQLPHDQRYAKAEEFMEVVYKLWEGSWADDAVVRAGDVFVDPSRVRPIAHEGIFYKVPGIALSEPGILRTPVLYQAGTSRVGQAFAGRHAEGVFLSAYLPSMARTLVTGVRAEAAAAGRDPSAVKVFAIATVIVAETDAEAQAKLADYQRYASVEGALARWSALMHIDLSTLDLDKPLEYVETDGIRGMVELFTTLDPSRTWTPRAIGEFVGVGGGGPVIVGSPSTVADELERWADESGVDGFNIADPVPPVTFRDFVDLAVPELQRRGLVRTSYEGTTLRENFYGPGQTRVRDDHPAAAYRF, from the coding sequence ATGACGATCCGCCTGAACGGGCTGCGGCAGTCGACCGTCGGCCACACCGCGATCGGTCTGTGGCGTCATCCGGACAGTCAGGCCCACCGGTACCGGGACCTGTCGTACTGGGTGGAGACCGCGAAGATCCTGGAACGCGGCTACTTCGACGCGCTGTTCGTGGCGGACGCGCTCGGGCCGCTCGACGTCTACCAGGGCAGTGTCGACGCGGCGCTGCGGGACGGCATCCAGACGCCGACCGACGATCCGCTGCTGCCGATCAGCGCGATGGCGGCGGCGACCGAGCATCTGGGTTTCGCGGTCACGGTCTCGTCGACCTACGAGTTGCCGTACGCCTTCGCCCGCAAGATGACCACCCTCGACCACCTGACCGGCGGCCGCATCGGCTGGAACATCGTCACCTCCGCCCTGGACAGCGCCGCCCGCAACCTGGGGTTGGACCGGCAGTTGCCGCACGATCAGCGGTACGCGAAGGCCGAGGAGTTCATGGAGGTCGTCTACAAGCTGTGGGAGGGCAGCTGGGCGGACGACGCGGTGGTCCGGGCTGGGGATGTCTTCGTCGACCCGTCCCGCGTACGGCCGATCGCCCATGAAGGAATTTTTTACAAGGTTCCGGGCATCGCGCTGTCCGAACCCGGGATCCTGCGCACCCCGGTCCTCTACCAGGCCGGCACGTCCCGGGTCGGTCAGGCGTTCGCCGGGAGGCACGCCGAGGGTGTCTTCCTCTCCGCCTATCTGCCGTCGATGGCCCGCACCCTGGTCACCGGCGTCCGGGCCGAAGCCGCCGCGGCCGGCCGTGACCCGTCGGCGGTGAAGGTTTTCGCCATCGCCACGGTGATCGTCGCCGAGACCGACGCCGAGGCGCAGGCCAAACTCGCCGACTATCAGCGGTACGCCAGTGTCGAGGGCGCCCTGGCCCGCTGGAGCGCCCTGATGCACATCGACCTGTCCACGCTGGACCTGGACAAACCCCTGGAGTACGTGGAGACCGACGGCATCCGCGGCATGGTCGAACTGTTCACCACCCTCGACCCGTCCCGGACCTGGACACCTCGGGCGATCGGCGAGTTCGTGGGGGTGGGCGGCGGCGGCCCGGTGATCGTCGGCAGCCCGTCGACGGTCGCCGACGAGCTGGAGCGCTGGGCCGACGAATCCGGTGTGGACGGCTTCAACATCGCCGACCCGGTTCCCCCGGTGACGTTCCGCGACTTCGTCGACCTGGCGGTTCCGGAGTTGCAGCGCCGCGGTCTGGTCCGAACCTCCTACGAGGGCACGACGCTGCGCGAGAACTTCTACGGACCGGGCCAGACCCGGGTACGTGACGACCACCCGGCCGCGGCGTACCGCTTCTAG
- a CDS encoding nucleoside/nucleotide kinase family protein — MSGELEAAAERVVAWAGGLEARAGSRRVLAVEGRSGSGKTTLAAAVAERLVSPLIHMDDLYAGWDGLDQAVIELHDRVLVPLADGRPAVWRRWDWAAGEYRGEHRVPDAGWLVVEGVGAGGRVLRSYTSGLVWLDSPTVIRKRRALDRDGQTYAPHWARWARHEDAFYAAEQVRENADLIIENAGE; from the coding sequence GTGAGCGGGGAACTGGAGGCGGCTGCGGAACGGGTGGTGGCCTGGGCCGGCGGGCTGGAAGCACGGGCCGGGTCACGGCGGGTGCTGGCCGTCGAGGGACGGTCCGGGTCGGGGAAGACGACGCTCGCCGCGGCGGTCGCGGAACGGCTGGTGTCTCCGCTGATCCACATGGACGATCTGTACGCCGGATGGGACGGCCTCGACCAGGCGGTGATCGAACTGCATGACCGGGTGCTGGTTCCGCTCGCTGACGGGCGGCCCGCGGTGTGGCGGCGCTGGGACTGGGCGGCCGGGGAGTACCGCGGCGAACATCGGGTGCCGGACGCCGGCTGGCTGGTCGTCGAAGGAGTGGGGGCCGGCGGGCGGGTGCTCCGGTCGTACACAAGCGGGCTCGTCTGGTTGGACAGCCCCACGGTGATCCGCAAGCGGCGCGCCCTGGATAGGGACGGGCAGACCTATGCCCCGCATTGGGCCCGATGGGCCCGGCATGAGGACGCGTTCTACGCGGCCGAGCAGGTTCGTGAGAACGCGGACCTGATCATCGAGAACGCTGGGGAGTAG
- a CDS encoding PPOX class F420-dependent oxidoreductase, producing the protein MSAELSAVGLPVIEVQPPARTGVVRLPEEVVELIDRPEFAVLSTVQPDGSAQLSMMWAGRDGNEIVMATKAGRRKVRNIERDPRVTVLLYDRARPARYAEIRGTARITGEDAHALVDELARRYTGSAHQRGGEREEAARVVLRITPERVLFQA; encoded by the coding sequence ATGAGCGCTGAGCTGTCGGCGGTCGGGTTGCCGGTCATCGAGGTGCAGCCGCCCGCCCGGACGGGGGTCGTGCGTCTGCCGGAGGAAGTGGTGGAACTGATCGATCGGCCGGAGTTCGCGGTGCTGTCGACGGTTCAGCCGGACGGCAGTGCGCAACTGTCGATGATGTGGGCCGGGCGGGACGGCAACGAGATCGTGATGGCCACCAAGGCCGGCCGGCGCAAGGTTCGCAACATCGAACGTGATCCGCGAGTGACCGTGCTGCTCTACGACCGGGCGCGGCCGGCCCGCTACGCCGAGATCCGGGGAACCGCCCGGATCACCGGCGAGGACGCGCATGCCCTGGTCGACGAGCTGGCCCGGCGGTACACCGGGTCCGCGCACCAGCGGGGCGGCGAACGCGAGGAAGCCGCCCGGGTGGTCCTGCGGATCACCCCCGAGCGAGTGCTGTTCCAAGCGTGA